In Leishmania donovani BPK282A1 complete genome, chromosome 28, one DNA window encodes the following:
- a CDS encoding cyclin dependent kinase-binding protein, putative, translating to MISKGGNSGLGSGSGVKPRLVAKVSGVQRATAFLSAIDPTELHPHPLRGAARSITKDGSGGSSSSDPDSLGGSFNNAETEEERAVLDGMSRALGTGADGCDTLRNFTIRVPSSSAFEAPANTHVGGLASAATQSTSAPAVANTTSSSDPDAIVATDAVASDHPHFSSTIPRAPVGKAVSQLTPQQFQHRRRQPFAADFSLRYRRQENFLKSLGTSMKPTKRHRRHNSSSSSSSSSSSRSRSEIQRSAASPMNTSGATAAGGLGTGASGARQDAGASAANGGLTTAGGDISGTTLNGGVTGAGGESNLLPSQGHRHRISCNSGGKPPLQVHELVKREGQRVRLRWIYGDVQQRRSSSSSSSSSSSSRSSGSRQSRGKRSPKCGPGGGDGVAVGKGSLPAYGRGSVPGALETEWSGTPQHLSSTSHTLVRSLSLSSSSSSSSDDSSRRRRTRSKKRWQRQWWAQSAATPMSLCTILTKFEPRVTSLWKEDQVIQPYRGESNASSSRSSSSSKKRSSSSSSSSSSSSSFLSHSRDLNDADGEYQDFVVNGQYLAGNYADRRHVAEMTSVVVSSSSSDSGLRTHSLYSSSSSKTRSDGSTHSRRGSSNRTQSHSSSSYGSSRGSSRHSRGSSRSSRSSSRSSSNARHRRRHHNRGRGGIISGEGDIRSYRKVLARQQCRNNPAFSNAYFLDTGNITGGERRRKMISLPSYRVSMISFVDKKILKKDLNHNFYIQHPELEVRDIKLTHLRKIKHELLVYALEDNSLLDLTTTAYAYWYFERLVVQGMVGKHNRKEIMAACVLLAIKFLETGDLMKKIAYFKNRWRRFHNVSGVHVGNVNAMLGGGGAKGVEEDDEEVVHVNWKKVEEQEFPVYVGLDFTLLPDGDGQVIKTHIERLLQLINVTSQEYYSKKFVSPAYLNHYNCYSNLYY from the coding sequence ATGATCTCGAAGGGCGGCAACAGCGGTTTaggtagcggcagcggggtgAAGCCGCGCTTGGTGGCAAAGGTGTCGGGTGTGCAGCGGGCAACTGCGTTCCTCAGCGCCATCGACCCGACAGAGCTGCATCCCCACCCTctgcgcggtgccgctcgaTCCATCACcaaggacggcagcggcggcagctccagctccgATCCCGACAGCCTTGGCGGCAGTTTCAACAACGCcgagacggaggaggaaagaGCAGTGCTGGATGGAATGTCGCGTGCGCTGGGCACCGGTGCCGATGGGTGCGATACTCTGCGCAATTTCACGATACGCGTTCCGAGCTCCAGTGCTTTTGAAGCGCCCGCTAACACGCACGTCGGCGGCCTTGCTAGCGCCGCCACACAAAGTACGTCTGCACCAGCGGTCGCTAACAccacaagcagcagcgatccCGACGCCATAGTGGCTACAGATGCCGTTGCCTCCGATCACCCTCATTTCTCTAGCACAATCCCTCGTGCGCCAGTCGGCAAGGCTGTCTCTCAGCTCACGCCGCAGCAGTTccagcaccgacgccgccaacCCTTCGCCGCCGACTTTTCTCTTCGATACCGGCGGCAGGAGAACTTCCTCAAGTCGCTCGGCACTAGCATGAAGCCTACCAagcggcatcgtcgtcacaacagcagcagcagcagcagctcctcttcctccagccgcagccgcagtgaGATTCAGCGCAGTGCGGCCTCGCCGATGAACACCAGTGGCGCTACTGCGGCCGGCGGCCTTGGCACGGGTGCTAGTGGCGCTAGGCAGGATGCCGGGGCATCCGCTGCGAACGGTGGCCTCACCACCGCTGGTGGTGACATTTCCGGCACCACGTTAAACGGTGGTGTCACCGGCGCTGGCGGGGAGTCGAatctgctgccgtcgcaggggcaccggcaccgcatCAGCTGCAATAGCGGGGGCAAGCCGCCACTGCAGGTCCACGAGCTTGTGAAAAGGGAGGGCCagcgggtgcggctgcggtggatCTACGGTGAtgttcagcagcgccgctcgtcctcgtcgtcgtcttcgtcctcTTCGAGCAGCCGCTCTTCTGGATCGCGGCAGAGCCGCGGGAAGCGGAGCCCCAAGTGCGGcccaggcggcggcgacggggtCGCTGTGGGAAAAGGGTCACTGCCCGCATATGGCAGAGGTTCGGTTCCTGGCGCCCTCGAGACGGAGTGGAGTGGAACACCGCAGCACCTGTCCAGCACGAGTCACACTCTCGTGCGGTCTTTGTCtttgtcctcctcgtcgtcgtcgtcctctgACGATAGctcgcgtcgtcgccgcacgCGAAGCAAGAAGCGGTGGCAACGGCAGTGGTGGGCGCAGTCGGCTGCCACGCCGATGTCGCTCTGCACCATCTTGACAAAGTTCGAACCACGCGTGACGTCGCTGTGGAAGGAGGACCAAGTGATTCAGCCGTACCGCGGGGAGTCCAACGCGAGTAGCAGCAGGTCCAGCTCATCCTCCAAAAAGcgctcgtcctcgtcctcgtcctcgtcctcgtcttcgtcgtcctTCCTTTCGCACTCACGGGACCTCAACGACGCCGATGGCGAGTATCAAGATTTTGTGGTGAACGGCCAATACCTCGCTGGTAATTACGCGGACCGCCGGCACGTGGCCGAGATGACGAGCGTGGTCGTTAGCTCTAGCTCTTCAGACTCGGGCCTCAGAACGCACTCGTTGTACTCGTCATCCTCCTCAAAGACGCGCTCCGACGGCAGCACCCACAGCcgtcgtggcagcagcaaccgtACCCAAAgccactcctcctcttcttacggcagcagccgcggctcCAGTCGacacagccgcggcagcagtcggagcagtcgcagcagctcacgcagctcctccaacgcgcgccaccgccgccgccatcacaaccgcggcagaggaggcatcatcagcggcgagggcgatATTCGAAGCTACCGTAAGGTCCTCGCGCGGCAACAGTGCCGCAACAACCCTGCCTTCTCGAACGCGTACTTCCTCGACACGGGCAACATCACCGgtggcgagcgccgccgcaagatgatctctctcccctcctaCCGCGTCTCGATGATCTCATTTGTGGACAAGAAGATCCTCAAGAAGGACCTCAACCACAACTTCTATATTCAGCACCCCGAGCTCGAGGTTCGTGATATCAAACTGACGCACCTCCGCAAGATCAAGCACGAGTTGCTGGTCTACGCGCTAGAGGACAACTCCCTGTTGGACCTGACCACCACGGCGTATGCGTACTGGTACTTTGAGCGACTCGTGGTGCAGGGCATGGTGGGCAAGCACAACCGCAAGGAGATCATGGCGGCATGCGTACTGCTCGCCATCAAGTTCCTGGAAACGGGCGACCTCATGAAGAAGATTGCCTACTTCAAGAaccggtggcgccgctttCACAACGTGTCTGGCGTGCACGTCGGAAATGTCAACGCGatgctcggcggcggcggcgctaagggggtggaggaggatgacgaggaggtggtgcacgTGAATTGGAAGaaggtggaggagcaggagtTCCCGGTGTACGTCGGGCTCGACTTTACACTGCTGCCCGACGGGGACGGGCAGGTGATCAAGACGCACATTGaacgcctgctgcagctcatcaATGTGACCTCGCAGGAGTACTATAGCAAGAAGTTCGTTTCACCTGCGTACTTGAACCACTACAACTGCTACAGCAACCTCTACTACTAG